One part of the Sorangiineae bacterium MSr11954 genome encodes these proteins:
- a CDS encoding long-chain-fatty-acid--CoA ligase — protein sequence MIYDPNVTTLASLIRTQARERPDRIAIVCEEQRITYAELAERSLERAAQLAALSVSKGDRVALLAKDGIASVELLFGCALLGAIFVPINWRLQPAEVTYIVEKASCRAIFVSSELAALAADAGRSCPVVPLEARAHDAPRVVGFPAIDTNDAAIQIYTGGTTGYPKGVQLAHRSFFAIAREFWERKERWLGWTEDDVSLCAVPLFHIGGVWWLVRGLASGATNVLLPQFVGWKAIEAIARHRITMTAFVPAMIAMMLAEPDASPEKFRSLRNAGYGGSPASPALIQAAMKAFGCDVLQVYGLTETGNMAVWLTPDDHKNHPERLLAAGKPYPGVEVKIIDPQGDRLGPMQTGEICIRSPAAMLGYWNDEEATRQTLRDGWIHTGDAGYLDADGYIYISDRIKDMICSAGENVYPAEIERVLSAHPAIREVAVIGVPHPEWGEAIKVVVSLEPGAELDLRDMRTFCRGKLASFKVPSSLDIVDALPRTAIGKIKKTALRETYWAQEARKVG from the coding sequence ATGATCTACGATCCCAACGTTACGACCTTGGCCAGCTTGATCCGCACCCAAGCGCGGGAGCGGCCGGACCGCATCGCCATCGTCTGCGAAGAGCAGCGCATCACGTACGCGGAGCTCGCCGAGCGAAGCTTGGAGCGGGCCGCGCAGCTCGCCGCCCTCTCGGTCTCCAAGGGCGATCGGGTCGCCTTGCTCGCGAAGGACGGGATCGCCTCGGTGGAGCTCCTGTTCGGGTGCGCCCTGCTCGGCGCCATCTTCGTGCCCATCAACTGGCGCCTTCAGCCGGCCGAGGTAACGTACATCGTCGAGAAGGCGAGCTGCCGCGCCATCTTCGTATCGTCCGAGCTCGCGGCCCTCGCCGCCGATGCGGGGCGCTCGTGCCCGGTGGTGCCGCTCGAGGCGCGCGCGCACGACGCGCCGAGGGTCGTCGGCTTTCCGGCCATCGACACGAACGACGCGGCCATTCAAATCTACACGGGCGGCACCACCGGGTACCCCAAAGGTGTTCAGCTGGCGCACCGAAGCTTCTTCGCGATCGCGCGCGAGTTCTGGGAGCGCAAGGAGCGCTGGCTCGGCTGGACCGAGGACGACGTGAGCCTCTGCGCCGTCCCGCTCTTTCACATCGGCGGGGTCTGGTGGCTGGTGCGCGGGCTCGCGTCGGGCGCCACCAATGTGCTGCTCCCGCAGTTCGTCGGGTGGAAGGCCATCGAGGCCATCGCCCGCCACCGGATCACCATGACGGCCTTCGTCCCGGCCATGATCGCCATGATGCTCGCGGAGCCGGACGCCTCGCCCGAGAAGTTCCGCTCCTTGCGAAACGCGGGGTACGGCGGCTCGCCCGCATCGCCCGCGCTGATCCAAGCCGCCATGAAGGCCTTTGGCTGCGACGTCTTGCAAGTGTACGGCTTGACCGAGACCGGCAACATGGCCGTCTGGCTCACCCCCGACGATCACAAAAACCACCCCGAGCGCCTGCTCGCCGCCGGCAAGCCTTACCCCGGGGTGGAGGTGAAGATCATCGACCCGCAAGGCGACCGGCTCGGGCCCATGCAGACCGGTGAGATTTGCATCCGCAGCCCGGCCGCCATGCTCGGCTATTGGAACGACGAAGAGGCCACCCGGCAAACGCTCCGCGACGGGTGGATCCACACCGGCGACGCCGGCTACCTCGACGCGGATGGGTACATCTACATCTCCGATCGCATCAAGGACATGATCTGCAGCGCCGGGGAGAACGTCTACCCGGCCGAGATCGAGCGCGTGCTCAGCGCGCACCCGGCCATCCGCGAGGTGGCGGTGATCGGTGTCCCGCACCCCGAGTGGGGCGAGGCCATCAAGGTGGTGGTGTCCCTCGAGCCGGGCGCGGAGCTCGACTTGCGCGACATGCGCACGTTCTGCCGCGGCAAGCTGGCGAGCTTCAAGGTGCCCTCGAGCCTCGACATCGTGGACGCGCTGCCGCGAACGGCCATCGGCAAGATCAAGAAGACCGCCCTGCGCGAGACGTACTGGGCGCAAGAAGCGCGCAAGGTCGGATGA
- a CDS encoding efflux RND transporter periplasmic adaptor subunit, whose amino-acid sequence MNRRRAVSLLGLGMGMGTFLFLIGGCSRPAPVEARESEGDGAIAVRMAPVEHGPYTRHLRVAGVVHRKSEVNLAFLVGGIVTKVTVHEGDRVRKGQVLATLDPTAVDARRTEAVEGARKAERDLARVRVLHASGAVPAIELENAQTNVALARAAARGAQFHARHATLVAPEAGVVDQRHVDVGEVVAPGSPAFHVSGSSQGAVVRAPYASRDVVRMRVGDPARVVLDVAPEAPLVARVSQIAAAASPGTGGYEVELALAEPPPYLLSGLTAKVETEQLEPASAVVPVGALLDGDALQASAYVVEAGKAKRVPVTIRSIAGDRAVLASGLEHQELVVKAGISDLRDGAPVRVLP is encoded by the coding sequence TTGAACCGGCGCCGCGCCGTCTCGCTCCTTGGCCTCGGAATGGGGATGGGCACCTTCCTCTTCCTCATCGGGGGTTGCTCACGCCCCGCGCCCGTGGAGGCGCGCGAGTCCGAGGGCGACGGCGCCATCGCCGTGCGCATGGCGCCGGTGGAGCACGGACCTTACACGCGGCACCTGCGGGTGGCGGGTGTCGTGCATAGGAAGAGCGAGGTGAACCTCGCCTTTCTGGTGGGCGGCATCGTCACCAAGGTCACCGTGCACGAGGGGGATCGCGTGCGCAAAGGGCAAGTCCTGGCGACCTTGGATCCCACCGCAGTGGACGCACGGCGAACGGAGGCCGTCGAGGGTGCGCGCAAGGCCGAGCGCGATCTCGCGCGGGTCCGTGTCCTTCACGCGTCCGGCGCGGTGCCGGCCATCGAGCTGGAGAACGCGCAGACCAACGTGGCCCTCGCGCGCGCGGCCGCTCGAGGCGCGCAGTTCCATGCCCGCCATGCCACCCTGGTCGCACCGGAGGCCGGCGTGGTCGATCAACGCCATGTCGATGTCGGCGAGGTGGTGGCGCCCGGCTCCCCCGCCTTTCACGTGAGCGGCTCCTCGCAAGGCGCGGTGGTGCGGGCGCCTTATGCCTCGCGCGACGTCGTCCGCATGCGCGTGGGCGATCCGGCGCGGGTGGTGCTGGACGTCGCGCCCGAAGCGCCCTTGGTGGCCCGGGTCTCGCAGATCGCGGCCGCCGCCTCGCCCGGAACCGGTGGCTACGAGGTGGAGCTCGCGCTGGCCGAGCCGCCGCCGTACCTTCTCTCCGGGCTCACCGCCAAAGTCGAGACGGAGCAGCTCGAGCCCGCGAGCGCCGTGGTTCCCGTCGGTGCGCTGCTCGACGGCGACGCCCTGCAGGCCAGCGCCTATGTGGTCGAAGCCGGCAAGGCCAAGCGGGTCCCGGTGACCATCCGCTCGATCGCGGGCGATCGAGCGGTGCTCGCGTCGGGCCTCGAGCACCAGGAGCTCGTGGTCAAGGCAGGGATCTCGGACCTCCGCGACGGCGCCCCCGTGCGCGTCCTTCCATAG
- a CDS encoding aromatic ring-hydroxylating dioxygenase subunit alpha, with amino-acid sequence MKRETQIALIERILHHVQGGTTDIAEQPQPFSPSIYENRERFEAERETLFRKYPLVLGFSSQIPAPGDFITNDFTGAPVLMVRDAGGEVRAFLNVCRHRGVKVAQQPQGNCRRFVCPYHAWSYDLDGKLHSLPEKRCFPNLKTDAVKLIELPAAERHGMIFVITTPGEPFDIDAYLGAFGADLGSYGLDGYYVSNAKNVPGRINWKLMIEANQESYHINFLHGRTAGRRYRDQCSLLDLDFPHTRSVLVHSSAGRSPLPEDRADWSLLDYADLVYFIFPNTLALWAGDGVQVISAFPQDVGTSIMQGARLERPTATSRAAQDFAAAFYGNYWRTIGEDIQVSETIQLGARARSGVPLNLGGNEVTIAEFHRAIERALDGSLPVLRPPLAPSEQAAPPAPSAAWPGAPVTNGTGAAAH; translated from the coding sequence GTGAAACGAGAGACCCAGATCGCGCTCATCGAGCGAATCCTGCACCACGTCCAGGGCGGCACCACGGACATCGCGGAGCAACCCCAGCCCTTCTCGCCCTCCATCTACGAGAACCGCGAACGGTTCGAGGCCGAGCGCGAGACCCTGTTCCGAAAGTACCCGCTGGTGCTCGGCTTCTCCTCGCAGATCCCCGCGCCGGGCGACTTCATCACCAACGACTTCACCGGCGCGCCCGTCCTCATGGTGCGCGATGCGGGCGGCGAGGTGCGCGCGTTCCTCAACGTCTGCCGCCACCGCGGGGTGAAGGTCGCGCAGCAGCCGCAGGGCAACTGCCGGCGCTTCGTCTGCCCGTACCACGCGTGGTCGTACGATCTCGATGGGAAGCTGCATAGCTTGCCCGAGAAGCGCTGCTTTCCCAACTTGAAGACCGACGCGGTCAAGCTCATCGAGCTCCCGGCCGCCGAACGGCACGGGATGATCTTCGTCATCACCACCCCGGGCGAGCCCTTCGACATCGACGCCTACCTGGGCGCGTTCGGGGCCGACTTGGGCTCCTACGGGCTCGATGGATACTACGTGAGCAACGCCAAGAACGTCCCCGGACGCATCAACTGGAAGCTCATGATCGAGGCGAACCAGGAGTCGTACCACATCAACTTTCTCCACGGACGCACCGCCGGCCGGCGCTACCGCGATCAGTGCTCCCTGCTCGATCTCGACTTCCCGCACACGCGCAGCGTGCTCGTTCACTCGAGCGCCGGACGCAGCCCGCTGCCCGAGGATCGAGCCGACTGGAGCCTGCTCGACTACGCCGACCTCGTGTACTTCATCTTCCCGAACACCTTGGCGCTCTGGGCCGGCGACGGCGTGCAGGTCATCTCCGCCTTTCCCCAAGACGTGGGGACATCGATCATGCAAGGCGCCCGCCTCGAGCGCCCCACCGCCACCAGCCGCGCGGCGCAGGACTTCGCGGCTGCGTTCTACGGGAACTACTGGCGCACCATCGGCGAGGACATCCAGGTCTCCGAGACGATCCAGCTGGGCGCGCGCGCCCGCTCCGGGGTGCCGCTGAACCTGGGCGGCAACGAGGTCACCATCGCGGAGTTCCATCGCGCCATCGAACGCGCGCTGGACGGCTCGCTCCCCGTGCTCCGCCCGCCGCTGGCGCCGTCGGAGCAAGCCGCGCCGCCAGCACCATCGGCCGCGTGGCCCGGCGCCCCGGTGACCAACGGTACGGGAGCGGCCGCACATTGA
- a CDS encoding efflux RND transporter permease subunit gives MLADFSVRRWQFTLVVFIGLIALGAHALVTIPKAEDPSFPRPSFYVIALLPGSAPKDLERLVIDPLEAALWSLKDVKKVAARVEESVGVVDIDFQTSSDPDKKRDEILRELSTLRPKLPAELTSLELRQVDTANVNIREVALISEDASYRALDVQARSLKRRLQNVPGVRGVDLAGLPKQEVRITLDLPRMVVLGIAPHEVYDTIAKDSANVPAGSVDVDTRRFSVKTSGDYTSLDEIRDSLVRASGSARGTVRVRDVAQVELAPVDGAELARFDGRRAILVAASQKDGANVFDVAKGIDRELDAFARTLPRSIHVVRGFDQARNVGHRLGGFVRDFGLAIVLVLVTLLPLGVRASLVVMASIPLSLALGLVLLQLFGFTINQLSVVGFVIALGLLVDDSVVVVENITRHLRWGVPPRRAAIHATREIAASVLGCTATLVFAFIPLLALPGDAGAFIRSLPVAVISTVVASLVVSFTVVPFLASVLLTPSGKHGNVFLRALHGMIETSYRPILERALAYPKLTVLGAFALIAATMTLVPKIGFSLFPKAGTPQFMVQIETANDANLAETDRAARFVEQVLARRREVRHVATVVGKGHPQIFYNVFPRNTRANVADVFAEADVPSPAARAALYAALRGELANDAGAKLELKELENGPPIDAPIAVRVLGDDEEALLSVASRVETILRATQGTRDVRNPSKERRSDVRVRVDRDKAALLAVASPDVDRAIRLAVGGIVAGSYREDSADEAYDIRLALPRTDVQRARTGAFPGLDVLDQTYVGSAHARAVPLSEVARLELEPSPTNIRHYNRERVATVSADVREGYNTERLTQAVWSQLTELPLPPGIHLKLAGEAETSQESFGGVGVAVLVAAFGILAILVLEFRTLKSTLIVASVIPLGVIGGLLALYLSGNTLSFTATIGFVALMGIEVKNSILLVDVIGQLRERGLGVDEAIQRGGEARFIPILLTTLTAIGGLIPLILEHSSFYSPLALVILGGLVSSTILARIVTPVLYKLLVPAVEEDRGDTIPSFTPAFPSFDSAATAPSSQAHGGTNEPVYAIPFDTPSAPGSLP, from the coding sequence ATGCTGGCGGACTTCTCGGTTCGGCGCTGGCAGTTCACCTTGGTCGTGTTCATCGGGCTCATTGCGCTCGGCGCCCATGCGCTCGTCACCATCCCCAAGGCCGAGGATCCCAGCTTCCCCCGCCCCTCGTTCTATGTGATCGCCCTGCTCCCCGGCTCGGCGCCCAAGGATCTCGAGCGCCTGGTGATCGACCCTCTGGAGGCCGCGCTCTGGTCCCTGAAGGATGTCAAGAAGGTCGCCGCGCGGGTGGAAGAGAGCGTGGGGGTCGTCGACATCGACTTTCAAACCTCGTCCGATCCCGACAAGAAGCGCGACGAAATCCTGCGCGAGCTCTCCACCTTGCGCCCCAAGCTCCCGGCCGAGCTCACCTCCCTCGAGCTCCGCCAAGTCGACACCGCCAACGTGAACATCCGCGAGGTGGCGCTGATCTCCGAGGACGCGAGCTACCGCGCGCTCGACGTGCAAGCGCGCTCGCTCAAACGCCGCCTCCAAAACGTGCCCGGGGTGCGCGGGGTGGATCTCGCGGGCCTGCCCAAGCAAGAGGTGCGGATCACCCTCGATTTGCCGCGCATGGTCGTCCTCGGCATCGCGCCGCACGAAGTGTACGACACGATCGCCAAGGACAGCGCCAATGTCCCCGCCGGCAGCGTCGACGTGGACACGCGGCGCTTCAGCGTGAAGACCAGCGGCGACTACACCTCGCTGGACGAGATCCGCGACTCGCTCGTGCGCGCCAGCGGCAGCGCCCGGGGCACGGTGCGCGTGCGCGACGTGGCCCAGGTGGAGCTCGCACCCGTCGATGGCGCCGAGCTCGCGCGCTTCGATGGCCGGCGCGCCATCCTCGTCGCCGCCTCGCAAAAAGACGGCGCGAACGTCTTCGACGTGGCCAAGGGCATCGACCGCGAGCTCGACGCCTTCGCCCGCACCTTGCCGCGCTCGATCCACGTGGTCCGAGGCTTCGACCAGGCGCGCAACGTGGGGCATCGCCTCGGCGGCTTCGTGCGCGACTTCGGGCTGGCCATCGTGCTGGTGCTGGTCACCCTCTTGCCGCTGGGCGTGCGCGCGTCCTTGGTGGTGATGGCCTCCATCCCACTGAGCCTCGCGCTGGGCTTGGTGCTGCTCCAGCTCTTTGGGTTCACCATCAACCAGCTCAGCGTGGTGGGCTTCGTGATCGCGCTCGGCCTTCTGGTCGACGACTCCGTGGTCGTGGTGGAGAACATCACCCGCCATCTGCGATGGGGCGTGCCGCCGCGGCGAGCCGCCATCCATGCCACGCGCGAGATCGCGGCGAGCGTGCTCGGGTGCACGGCGACCTTGGTGTTCGCCTTCATCCCGCTGCTGGCGCTCCCGGGTGACGCGGGCGCGTTCATTCGGTCCCTGCCGGTCGCGGTCATCAGCACCGTGGTGGCCTCGCTCGTGGTCTCGTTCACCGTGGTCCCCTTTCTCGCCAGCGTGCTCCTCACGCCCTCGGGCAAGCACGGCAATGTCTTTTTGCGCGCGCTCCACGGGATGATCGAGACGTCGTACCGGCCGATCCTCGAGCGGGCGCTGGCCTACCCCAAGCTCACCGTGCTGGGCGCCTTTGCGCTCATCGCCGCCACCATGACCTTGGTGCCGAAGATTGGCTTCAGCCTCTTTCCCAAGGCGGGCACCCCGCAGTTCATGGTGCAGATCGAGACCGCCAACGACGCGAACCTGGCCGAGACCGATCGCGCGGCCCGCTTCGTCGAGCAGGTGCTCGCGCGCCGCCGCGAGGTGCGCCACGTCGCCACCGTGGTGGGAAAAGGCCACCCGCAGATCTTCTACAATGTGTTCCCCCGGAACACGCGCGCCAATGTGGCCGACGTCTTCGCCGAGGCCGACGTCCCCTCCCCGGCCGCACGCGCCGCGCTCTACGCCGCCTTGCGGGGCGAGCTCGCAAATGACGCGGGCGCCAAGCTGGAGCTGAAAGAGCTCGAAAATGGCCCGCCCATCGACGCGCCCATCGCGGTGCGCGTGCTGGGCGACGACGAAGAGGCGCTGCTCTCCGTCGCCTCGCGCGTCGAGACGATCCTGCGCGCGACCCAAGGCACGCGCGACGTGCGCAACCCGAGCAAGGAGCGCCGCAGCGATGTGCGCGTTCGGGTCGACCGGGACAAGGCCGCGCTCCTGGCCGTCGCTTCCCCCGACGTGGACCGCGCCATCCGGCTCGCGGTGGGCGGCATCGTGGCGGGCTCCTACCGCGAGGACTCGGCCGACGAAGCGTACGACATCCGCCTGGCGCTGCCGCGCACCGATGTGCAGCGCGCGCGGACCGGCGCCTTTCCCGGTCTGGACGTGCTCGATCAAACGTACGTGGGGAGCGCCCACGCGCGCGCCGTTCCGCTCTCGGAGGTGGCGCGGCTCGAGCTCGAGCCCTCGCCGACCAACATCCGGCACTACAACCGCGAGCGGGTGGCCACCGTCTCGGCCGACGTGCGCGAGGGGTACAACACCGAGCGGCTCACCCAAGCCGTCTGGTCGCAGCTCACCGAGCTCCCGCTGCCCCCCGGGATTCATTTGAAGCTCGCGGGCGAAGCCGAGACCAGCCAGGAGAGCTTTGGCGGCGTGGGCGTGGCCGTGCTCGTGGCGGCGTTCGGCATTTTGGCCATCCTCGTCTTGGAGTTTCGAACGCTCAAGAGCACCCTCATCGTCGCATCGGTCATCCCGCTGGGCGTGATCGGAGGGCTGCTCGCCCTGTACCTCTCCGGAAATACGCTCTCGTTCACCGCCACCATCGGCTTCGTGGCGCTCATGGGCATCGAGGTGAAGAACTCGATCCTGCTGGTCGACGTCATCGGCCAGCTGCGCGAGCGCGGATTGGGCGTCGACGAGGCCATCCAGCGGGGCGGCGAGGCGCGCTTCATCCCCATTCTGCTCACGACCCTGACCGCCATCGGCGGCCTGATCCCGCTCATTTTGGAGCACTCGAGCTTCTATTCGCCGCTGGCCCTGGTGATCTTGGGCGGTCTCGTGAGCTCGACCATCCTCGCGCGGATCGTCACCCCCGTCCTCTACAAGCTGCTCGTGCCCGCGGTGGAAGAGGACCGCGGCGACACGATCCCGTCGTTCACACCCGCATTTCCATCGTTCGATTCGGCCGCTACGGCCCCGTCTTCTCAGGCGCACGGAGGAACCAATGAGCCAGTGTACGCGATTCCCTTCGACACACCCTCGGCCCCTGGGAGTTTGCCATGA